The DNA segment CATGCAGCAGAACCTTAATTTTCAGGATCAGTTCCACATCCTGATAGCGGTACAGCCGCTGCTGGGAATTGGCACGTTTCGGTTTGATGCCGGGAAACTCCGATTCCCAGTAACGCAGGACGTGAGCTGGAACTTCAGCCAGTTTAGCCACTTCGCCGATCTTAAAATAGAGCTTGTTAGGTATCTGCGCTGTCATGCCACCACCCATTCCTCTATAAAAGATGCCTAATACCTATCCTCAGGCGTAGCCGGTTTTCCTTGGCCAAACAACCCAGGAAGGGCCAACTCCTTTTCGTTACATAAAAAAAAGAGAAAGGAGTAGTAGCCAAATCTGCATAAACAGCTCAGTTTTTAGTAGCGGCTTCCGGGCTATTGACCAGTTCCCTCAGCTTTTTGCTGGGCCGAAAACTAATGGCCTGTCGCTTCTTAATGGTAATGGTATCGCCGGTTCGCGGATTTCTTCCTCTTCGCGGCGATTTGTTCCTGACGGTAAATGTACCGAAATGAACGAGCTTGATCGACTGCCCGTCAAGCATAAGTTGCTTCATATTATCGAGGAAGCTGTCAACGATAAGGGAGCAGCTGCTCTGCGAGAAGCCGAGTTGATTGGCAAGTGTCTCGGTCAGTTCCTTCCTGGTTAAATTATTGCCTGTGTCATGCATTACGAAATGTACCCCCAAATTGCTCTGTCAGTAAGCGTACTATTTTTTCGTGGGATTTCTCCACGTTTTTTTCGGTTAAGGTCTTGCTTGGTGATCGGTAAGTAATACTCAGGGCGACGCTTTTTTGGCCCTGCGGGATTTTTCCACCTTGGAAAATATCAAATAATTCACAGCTCTCGATGAGCTTGTCCGGATGCTTGCGTACTGCCTCAAGGAGTTCGCCGGAAGAAACGCTGTCCGGTACCACCAGCGCGATATCTCGTTTAACTGAGGGATATACAGGTAGGCTGGTAAATTTTTTATCGACGGCCTTTTGCCGGCAAAGTGCCTGGAAATCGAGGTCGAAGAAGTAGACATTGTGTTTGATGGCGAACCGCCGCAACACCTCGGGTCTTACCTTGCCAAGAAAACCGAGTTTTTGCGCCCCATGAAAAACATCAAGGGAGTAGCCTGCCTCTGCATAGGGCTCGCCGCATCCGTCTTCCGGGGCGACGAATTGGACCGCATCGTCTGCGGTGGCAGGCAACAGGCCAATTTCCCTGATGATATATTCGACACAGCCTTTAGTGTCAAAGATATCAACCTCTTCTTGTTTGAAATAGAGTGGTGAGCTCTCACCATGGCGATTGCCGGAGAGTACACCGGTAAAGCGCATGGTCTCGATCGGCTGGAGATTGTCTCCGGCCGGCTGGAACACCTTGCCTATCTCGAAGAGTTTGATATCGGTTTTCTGGAAATTGATATTTCGCCGGACATTGTCAAGCAACCCGGGTAACAGCATGGTACGAAGCACCGATTGCTCTTCACTGATCGGATTGAGCAGGGGCACCACCTGATACCGCGGATCATCATTTGCGAGATTGCACATCTCGCCGTGCTTTTCCGAGACGAAACTGTAGTTTATCGCCTCGCTGAAACCGGCCGCGGCAAGCTTGTCTGCAATGCGCAGCCGTTGTTTGCGCTCACTGTCCTGTTCCGGGTAGCTCAGGTCGACCTTGGGCAGGGTGATAGGGATTTTATTGTAACCGTACAGCCTGGCAACCTCCTCAATGAGATCGGCCTCCCGCTCTATATCCATACGGAAGGAGGGCGGGTCAACAACAATAATTTCCTCACTCTGTAGACGGCAGGGCAAGCCGATGGATCCCAAGCGATCGGCTATTTCGCTGGCGGTGATGGTGATGCCGAGGAGGGACATGGTTCTTGCGACACTGAGTGTTATGGCCGGTGCAGTTTTCTTTCCGCCATAGCAATCGACGCCGCCATCGGGTGCTTTGCCGCCTGCCACTTCACAGATCAGTTGCACGGCACGGTTCAGGGCATTGACGGTTCCCTCCGGATCCACCCCGCGCTCAAAACGGTAGGAGGCCTCCGATGCCAGATTGAGCTTCCGGGCGGTGCGGCGAATCGAAACCGGATTGAAACAGGCGCTTTCCAAAAGAATAGTGGTGGTACCCTCGCTCACCTCAGAATTCTGGCCACCCATGATACCGGCTACGGCCACAGGTTTTTCGCCATCGCAGATCATCATCATCTCGGGGCTCAGCTGACGGGCTGAGCCGTCCAGGGTGGTAAAGGTCATCTCGTCCTGCCGAGGTGCCCGAACGACGATTTTCTGCCCGGATAGGGTGGCGAAGTCAAAGGCGTGCAGTGGTTGGCCGTATTCCATCATGACAAAGTTGGTGATGTCGACGATGTTGTTGATCGGCCTTTGGCCAATGCTCAGCAGCCGCTTGCGGAGCCACCAGGGCGAGGGGGCAATTCTGACGTTCTTGATCAGCCGGGCGGCATATCGAGGGCAGAGATCAGCGGACTCAACCTCGACCGAAAATTCCTTGCTGGTATTGTCGATCTTGGCTCCGTGCACGGGCAGTACGAGAGGTTTACGGAGAACTCCGGCTACTTCCCTGGCGATGCCGATGACCGAGGCGCAGTCGGGGCGATTAGGGGTGAGATCAACCTCGATAAAGGTGTCTTTCAGGCCGAGTGCCTCAATAAAGGATTGACCATGCTTGGTGTTTTCCGGCAGCTCCATGATGCCGTCGTGAGCGGTACTGAGGCCAAGTTCTCGTTCCGAGCAGATCATACCGGCGGAAGCGACTCCCCGGATCTTTGATTTGCCGATCTTCAGGTCACCAGGCAAAACCACGCCGGGGAGGGCGACCACTACCGCCAGGCCTTTGCGGACATTGGGTGCTCCGCAGACTATCTGGTGCGTCTCGTCGCCGATCTGTACCTGACAAACCGTCAGTTTGTCGGCATCGGGATGTTTCTCGGCGGCAACGACAAGGCCGGTGCGCAGCGGGGCGAGCTCTTCGTAGAGTGGGCTTACGGCGTCAACTTCCAGGCCGAGCATGGTAAGATGGTCGGCAAGCTTCTCGGGCGTCAGGCCGTCAAGATCCACATAGTTTTGCAACCAGTCAAGAGTAAGCTTCATAGCAATTTTCTGATGTGTAGTGAAATAGACTAGAACTGTGAAAGAAAACGTTGATCGTTTTCGTAAAACAGTCGAATGTCGTCAATCCCGTACTTGAGCATAGCGATACGTTCGATACCCAGGCCAAAGGCGAAACCGCTGTAGACCTCGGGATCATAACCGACCATTTTAAAAACCTCCGGATCAATCATGCCGGAGCCGAGTATTTCCAGCCATCCTGTTTTTTTGCAGACCCGGCAACCGGAACCGCCGCAGATAACGCAGGCTATGTCCACCTCGGCGCTTGGTTCGGTAAAGGGGAAAAACGATGGCCGGAAACGAAGGGGCAATTCTTTTTCAAACATTTTTCTGGTGAAGACGGTCAACACACCCTTGAGATCGGCGAAGGAGATATTTTTGTCGACCAGGAAACCTTCCACCTGATGAAACATCGGGGTATGGGTGATATCGGAATCACAACGGTATACCTTGCCCGGGGCAATAACCCTGAGAGGCGGCGCCTGTTTCTCCATGATCCGGGCCTGCATCGGCGAGGTATGGGTGCGAAGCAGTACCGATTCGCTGATATAGAAGGTATCGTGCATGTCCCTGGCCGGGTGGTGGGCCGGAATGTTCAGCGCTTCGAAGTTGTAGTAATCAAGCTCGACATCCGGGCCTTCGGCAACAGAGAATCCGAGACTCTCGAAGATCGCACAGGTATCCCGCATGACCTGAGTAACCGGATGCAGCCTGCCGGTGGCGGGGTGCCGCCCGGGCAACGTAAGGTCGGGAGTTGTTCTGCAGGCAATTCCTTCAGCCGCGCCGGAGAGGGCAACCTTTTTTGCTTCAAAAAGAACCTCAATTTCGGCTTTTATGTTGTTCGCGAGTTGCCCGACGCGGGGGCGGTCTTCAGCGGGCACAGACCCAAGCTGGCGCATGAGGGTGCTGAAGTCACCTTTCCGTCCGAGAAAACGGACACGAAATTCCTCAAGTTGTCCGCTGTCGGTTAACTGTTCAAGATTTTTCTTGGCCTCGGCTTCCAAGCTTTGTAACTGGTGTTCCATATTCGCTGCGAAAGGTAGTTGCCCAAAGAAACAGCATGCCGGTTATTGGTTACGAAAACCAAAACCGGCATACAGAAAAAACACTGGAGGAGGGTCTGCTATGCGTTGGCTTCTCTTGCTATCTGCACCACTTTCGAGAAGGCAGCGGCATCGAGTATTGCAAGGTTAGCAAGGACCTTACGGTCAAGACCAACATTGGCTTTTTTCAGACCACCCATCAACTTGCTGTAGCTCATGTCAT comes from the Desulforhopalus sp. genome and includes:
- a CDS encoding MerR family transcriptional regulator is translated as MTAQIPNKLYFKIGEVAKLAEVPAHVLRYWESEFPGIKPKRANSQQRLYRYQDVELILKIKVLLHDQRYTIAGARKLLGTTGGEPVPQPTNKRQSRENQPHKLQIIKKELQKLQSLLNKPKE
- a CDS encoding integration host factor subunit alpha, which encodes MHDTGNNLTRKELTETLANQLGFSQSSCSLIVDSFLDNMKQLMLDGQSIKLVHFGTFTVRNKSPRRGRNPRTGDTITIKKRQAISFRPSKKLRELVNSPEAATKN
- the pheT gene encoding phenylalanine--tRNA ligase subunit beta, whose amino-acid sequence is MKLTLDWLQNYVDLDGLTPEKLADHLTMLGLEVDAVSPLYEELAPLRTGLVVAAEKHPDADKLTVCQVQIGDETHQIVCGAPNVRKGLAVVVALPGVVLPGDLKIGKSKIRGVASAGMICSERELGLSTAHDGIMELPENTKHGQSFIEALGLKDTFIEVDLTPNRPDCASVIGIAREVAGVLRKPLVLPVHGAKIDNTSKEFSVEVESADLCPRYAARLIKNVRIAPSPWWLRKRLLSIGQRPINNIVDITNFVMMEYGQPLHAFDFATLSGQKIVVRAPRQDEMTFTTLDGSARQLSPEMMMICDGEKPVAVAGIMGGQNSEVSEGTTTILLESACFNPVSIRRTARKLNLASEASYRFERGVDPEGTVNALNRAVQLICEVAGGKAPDGGVDCYGGKKTAPAITLSVARTMSLLGITITASEIADRLGSIGLPCRLQSEEIIVVDPPSFRMDIEREADLIEEVARLYGYNKIPITLPKVDLSYPEQDSERKQRLRIADKLAAAGFSEAINYSFVSEKHGEMCNLANDDPRYQVVPLLNPISEEQSVLRTMLLPGLLDNVRRNINFQKTDIKLFEIGKVFQPAGDNLQPIETMRFTGVLSGNRHGESSPLYFKQEEVDIFDTKGCVEYIIREIGLLPATADDAVQFVAPEDGCGEPYAEAGYSLDVFHGAQKLGFLGKVRPEVLRRFAIKHNVYFFDLDFQALCRQKAVDKKFTSLPVYPSVKRDIALVVPDSVSSGELLEAVRKHPDKLIESCELFDIFQGGKIPQGQKSVALSITYRSPSKTLTEKNVEKSHEKIVRLLTEQFGGTFRNA
- the pheS gene encoding phenylalanine--tRNA ligase subunit alpha, which codes for MEHQLQSLEAEAKKNLEQLTDSGQLEEFRVRFLGRKGDFSTLMRQLGSVPAEDRPRVGQLANNIKAEIEVLFEAKKVALSGAAEGIACRTTPDLTLPGRHPATGRLHPVTQVMRDTCAIFESLGFSVAEGPDVELDYYNFEALNIPAHHPARDMHDTFYISESVLLRTHTSPMQARIMEKQAPPLRVIAPGKVYRCDSDITHTPMFHQVEGFLVDKNISFADLKGVLTVFTRKMFEKELPLRFRPSFFPFTEPSAEVDIACVICGGSGCRVCKKTGWLEILGSGMIDPEVFKMVGYDPEVYSGFAFGLGIERIAMLKYGIDDIRLFYENDQRFLSQF